In Gimesia benthica, a single window of DNA contains:
- a CDS encoding sulfotransferase family protein translates to MNSIIAEAVQLLQQNQPLKAAEILSPYYYANLDNPRFLHFYALAKSQSGEHSVGVDLLNKAIELQPQVAEYHHNLAAIYRLIGEFQLSEDHYLTALRLKPDYAEAYFNYSATRKFTPDDPLIEMIEQQAARDDLSDEDRCFLGFAGGKIFNDLKDYDKAFFYYELGNQSRKVQFDLQKHRQGIDQVIEVFSTETIRELSQYGVQTELPVFIIGMPRTGTTLVEQILSSHPHVHGAGELSDISSIAGTLPRHTPGQTPYPECIPQLPTNVFSGFGKAYLQRLRTFSQRASRVINKMPGNYLYLGLIAILFPQAKVIHCRRDPLDTCLSCYFQRFRTGHDYSHDLKDLGLYYREYERLMEHWQQVLPHQPYELAYADLVQNQEAISRELVEFIGVDWDDQCLEFHANQRPVTTASNWQVRRPMNRSGLERWKNYDQHLGGLRRALAGDEN, encoded by the coding sequence ATGAACAGCATCATCGCGGAAGCGGTCCAGTTACTGCAGCAGAATCAGCCGTTAAAAGCAGCGGAAATCTTAAGCCCTTACTATTATGCGAATCTGGATAACCCCCGGTTCCTGCATTTCTATGCCCTGGCGAAATCCCAGTCAGGAGAGCATAGTGTGGGGGTGGATCTGCTCAACAAAGCCATCGAACTGCAACCGCAGGTGGCCGAGTATCATCACAACCTGGCTGCCATTTACAGGCTGATTGGTGAGTTCCAGCTGTCTGAAGATCATTACCTGACCGCCCTGCGGCTGAAGCCCGATTATGCAGAGGCTTATTTCAATTACTCCGCCACACGAAAGTTCACACCCGATGATCCGTTAATTGAAATGATTGAGCAACAGGCTGCCCGCGATGATCTCAGTGATGAAGACCGCTGCTTTCTCGGTTTTGCCGGCGGCAAAATATTCAATGATCTCAAAGATTACGATAAGGCGTTTTTCTACTACGAACTGGGTAATCAAAGTCGCAAGGTGCAGTTCGATCTTCAAAAACATCGCCAGGGAATCGATCAGGTAATTGAAGTCTTCTCTACAGAAACGATCCGGGAACTTTCACAATACGGCGTGCAGACAGAGCTGCCGGTTTTTATTATTGGAATGCCACGCACAGGCACGACCCTGGTCGAACAGATCCTCTCCAGTCACCCGCATGTGCACGGCGCAGGGGAGCTGAGTGACATCTCCAGTATCGCCGGTACCCTGCCGCGTCATACTCCCGGGCAGACCCCATATCCCGAGTGCATCCCTCAACTGCCCACCAATGTATTCTCCGGATTTGGAAAAGCTTATCTTCAGCGTCTACGTACCTTCAGCCAAAGGGCCAGTCGCGTCATCAATAAAATGCCTGGAAATTATCTTTACCTGGGGCTCATCGCTATTCTGTTTCCACAGGCGAAAGTCATTCATTGCCGTCGCGATCCCCTTGATACCTGTCTCTCCTGTTACTTTCAGCGGTTTCGCACCGGTCACGATTACTCGCATGATCTAAAAGATCTGGGACTGTACTACCGGGAATATGAGCGATTGATGGAGCACTGGCAACAGGTTCTACCTCACCAGCCTTACGAACTGGCATACGCAGACCTGGTTCAGAATCAGGAAGCCATCTCCCGGGAACTGGTTGAATTCATCGGCGTCGACTGGGATGACCAGTGCCTGGAATTTCATGCCAATCAGCGTCCTGTGACGACCGCAAGTAACTGGCAGGTAAGGCGTCCCATGAACCGTTCCGGCCTGGAGCGGTGGAAGAATTACGATCAGCATCTGGGCGGTTTACGTCGGGCGCTGGCCGGCGATGAAAACTGA
- a CDS encoding efflux RND transporter periplasmic adaptor subunit gives MKHVLYTMLLTAGCSLGYAGTPLLAEKKATEKKPTANPEAAISVGECRIKLIDRVILGSDRPGVLEFVEPNEGERVKKGQVIAGLKSDALKAARRTAEKKATNDIEIRYSKKARDTAYVELEMNKDINRRVPNTISVLDIKRLTLNAEKSDLQIEQAELEFDMNKLQLDEIDAQLEEMKVVAPFDGIVTKKFRSTGEVVRHGDEVLELVSTNRVKVEGYVNIQDTWKFHVGTPVEVQLDIHGVRLPVENETFNGKITFIDVEVEPIHGKSIRVWAEVENPENILKAGYMATMKILPDKSEPKVAQGSPAKTIED, from the coding sequence ATGAAACACGTGTTGTACACAATGCTGCTGACCGCAGGATGCAGTCTCGGATATGCAGGAACGCCCCTGCTGGCCGAAAAGAAAGCCACCGAAAAGAAACCGACTGCAAACCCCGAAGCCGCCATCTCCGTTGGTGAGTGCCGAATTAAACTGATCGACCGCGTCATCCTCGGTAGCGATCGTCCCGGCGTGCTCGAGTTTGTCGAACCCAACGAAGGCGAACGGGTCAAAAAAGGGCAGGTGATCGCTGGCTTAAAAAGCGATGCCCTCAAGGCGGCCCGCCGGACAGCAGAGAAGAAGGCCACCAACGATATTGAAATTCGCTACTCTAAGAAAGCCCGGGATACCGCCTACGTCGAACTGGAAATGAACAAGGACATCAATAGACGGGTTCCCAACACGATTTCCGTACTCGATATCAAACGCCTGACCCTGAACGCAGAAAAAAGCGATCTGCAGATCGAACAGGCAGAGCTGGAATTTGATATGAATAAGCTGCAACTCGATGAAATCGACGCCCAACTGGAAGAAATGAAAGTTGTCGCTCCCTTTGACGGCATCGTCACCAAAAAATTCCGTTCGACCGGCGAAGTCGTCCGTCACGGCGATGAAGTTCTGGAACTGGTCAGCACTAACCGGGTCAAAGTGGAAGGTTATGTGAATATTCAGGATACATGGAAGTTTCATGTGGGAACCCCCGTCGAAGTCCAGCTGGACATTCATGGTGTCCGTCTGCCGGTTGAGAACGAAACCTTCAACGGCAAAATTACCTTTATCGATGTCGAAGTCGAACCCATCCACGGTAAATCAATTCGGGTCTGGGCCGAAGTCGAAAATCCGGAAAACATTCTCAAAGCAGGCTACATGGCCACGATGAAGATTCTGCCGGATAAATCAGAACCCAAAGTGGCGCAGGGAAGCCCGGCAAAAACAATTGAGGACTAA
- a CDS encoding efflux RND transporter periplasmic adaptor subunit, with protein MTSTQSPTQTRERVIRIAREIEEFAHSNVAPETFFREFLRRVVAGLGATAGAAWLIDESGRLTIKSEVNLADTGFYEEPEAILKNQRLLSDVISTAEARIFTADGESDVHLPTDNLIVVAALTIRKKPVGVIEIFQRSNAPKQAHSGYLQFVEQMSGYASHYLTERDKANQSDASLEVWEEVDQFVQQLHRSLDLSEVAATVVNDGRQLLNADRVSLAMQYGKKTVIEAINGQDKVNKRANTVRLLSKLSNKVLAMRENFIYSGSVDAIPPQIEEPLADYLQESGTRMIMIVPLFEPEKIVKSDDEALGRTSDKPRKLIGGLIVEQITDSQPRPHLESRADLLSGHIASGIANSRNYESIFLMPLWRMVGRIFASLRGKTLVKTLVVIALLVAAGVTLAMVPYDYRVNCDGRLMPTIQREVFTNWEGEVVKIHVESGQQVKKGDLLVEIRNEDLKAQAVDAENKLNELRLSMLAVNAQLQSDSNNKRPVEDIINLRGKLNETRTQIAGTERHLQILNERLDKLNVRAPIDGVVTTFQVEQLLINRPVQRGELLMEIMDPNGPWQLELDVEEKRMGHILRAAEKKGDIELPVEFILATSNELTYEGEVTEISTRANHAEEVGSIVETYATFDEEALPMLRIGAEVSAKIDCGERSLFYVLFGDVVETARRYFWF; from the coding sequence ATGACCAGCACTCAATCGCCCACTCAGACCCGTGAACGTGTCATTCGTATTGCGCGGGAAATCGAAGAGTTTGCTCATTCCAACGTCGCCCCCGAGACATTCTTCCGTGAATTTCTCAGACGCGTGGTAGCCGGACTGGGAGCAACGGCAGGTGCTGCCTGGTTAATCGATGAAAGCGGTCGGTTGACCATCAAAAGTGAAGTCAATCTGGCAGACACCGGTTTCTACGAAGAACCAGAGGCGATTCTGAAAAACCAGCGACTGCTCTCCGATGTCATTTCCACGGCTGAAGCACGCATCTTTACTGCCGATGGTGAGAGCGATGTCCACCTGCCCACCGATAACCTGATCGTGGTGGCGGCGCTGACGATTCGCAAAAAGCCGGTCGGTGTCATCGAAATCTTCCAGCGATCGAATGCTCCCAAACAGGCTCACTCAGGTTACCTGCAGTTTGTCGAGCAGATGTCGGGCTATGCCTCACATTATCTGACAGAGCGCGACAAAGCCAATCAGTCGGATGCATCCCTCGAAGTCTGGGAAGAAGTCGACCAGTTCGTTCAGCAGCTGCACCGCAGCCTGGATTTGTCTGAAGTCGCGGCGACCGTCGTGAATGATGGTCGTCAGCTCCTGAATGCCGACCGCGTCAGCCTGGCGATGCAGTACGGCAAAAAAACAGTCATCGAAGCAATCAACGGGCAGGACAAAGTCAACAAGCGGGCCAATACGGTCCGACTGCTCTCCAAGCTCTCCAACAAAGTTCTGGCGATGCGTGAGAACTTCATCTACTCAGGGTCGGTCGATGCCATTCCCCCGCAGATTGAAGAACCTCTGGCCGATTACCTGCAGGAAAGCGGAACCCGCATGATCATGATTGTGCCGCTTTTCGAACCGGAAAAAATTGTCAAAAGTGATGACGAAGCCCTGGGGCGTACCAGCGATAAACCCCGCAAACTGATTGGCGGTCTGATCGTCGAACAGATCACCGACAGCCAGCCGCGACCTCATCTGGAAAGCCGCGCCGATCTGTTGTCGGGGCACATCGCCAGCGGGATTGCCAATTCCCGCAACTACGAAAGCATTTTCCTGATGCCGCTCTGGCGGATGGTCGGGCGCATCTTTGCTTCGCTGCGTGGTAAAACGCTCGTCAAAACCCTGGTCGTGATCGCACTGCTCGTCGCTGCCGGCGTGACACTGGCGATGGTTCCCTATGATTATCGCGTCAACTGTGACGGTCGACTGATGCCGACCATTCAGCGGGAAGTCTTTACCAACTGGGAAGGCGAAGTCGTCAAGATTCATGTAGAGAGTGGACAGCAGGTGAAAAAAGGTGATCTGCTGGTGGAAATCCGCAACGAAGACCTGAAAGCCCAGGCTGTAGATGCGGAGAATAAACTGAACGAACTCCGCCTGTCGATGCTGGCAGTGAATGCCCAGCTTCAATCGGATTCCAACAATAAACGCCCGGTGGAAGATATCATCAATCTCCGCGGGAAACTGAATGAAACACGCACCCAGATCGCAGGTACCGAACGTCATCTGCAGATTCTGAACGAGCGACTCGACAAACTGAATGTGCGGGCTCCCATCGATGGCGTCGTCACCACATTCCAGGTTGAACAGTTGCTGATTAACCGTCCGGTGCAGCGGGGTGAACTGCTGATGGAGATCATGGATCCCAACGGTCCCTGGCAGCTGGAACTGGACGTAGAAGAAAAGCGAATGGGGCACATCCTCAGAGCTGCTGAGAAGAAGGGTGACATCGAGTTGCCGGTCGAATTCATTCTGGCAACGTCCAACGAACTGACCTACGAAGGGGAAGTCACCGAAATCTCAACACGGGCCAATCACGCCGAAGAGGTAGGGTCGATTGTGGAAACCTATGCAACATTCGATGAAGAAGCACTGCCGATGCTGCGAATTGGTGCTGAAGTGAGCGCCAAGATCGACTGCGGCGAACGCAGCCTGTTCTATGTGCTGTTCGGTGATGTGGTGGAAACCGCCCGTCGTTACTTCTGGTTCTAA
- a CDS encoding HEAT repeat domain-containing protein yields MKLPCSALMFPGALRLAVVLCLTLGLCHSAQEVRADLIKLKQGGEIRGKLLKESAGGETTRTIETLSGGRISVDAQQIEFVTNRPLVIEEYESRAHQIEDTVEAHLELSEWCRENFLTTPRLQELEKVIELDPDHEQARAALGYTLRDGEWMTRDQIMRKNGYVKYKGRYVSSAELELLEKNQADLEAERAWSKKINLWVTWLTSQNPQYQSEGLQNIQNINDPNAVAGLARNLGKHENLSLRSLLVTTLQQIPGHLPLRPLAELALTDPHQAIRDAALQALSARDASQAIVFFIEALKHKSNLIVQRAGAGLAAIGDREVVPELIDALTTSHTYRVRVPDATSTYSFNSNGSFGGSGVVLPPEIEAGLLAGRYPNGVIVLPSQQPKVRMRTVSVKHVHQNSAVLDALQKLTEQNFGYNQRLWRLWWSSVENQTGIIPAIP; encoded by the coding sequence ATGAAACTCCCCTGCTCCGCTTTGATGTTTCCAGGCGCTCTCAGACTGGCGGTGGTCCTGTGTTTGACACTGGGACTGTGCCATTCGGCGCAAGAGGTTCGCGCCGATCTGATCAAGCTGAAACAGGGGGGAGAAATTCGCGGTAAGCTGCTGAAAGAGAGCGCTGGCGGTGAGACCACACGCACCATCGAAACACTGAGTGGAGGTCGTATCAGCGTCGATGCTCAGCAGATCGAGTTCGTTACGAACCGTCCCCTGGTGATTGAAGAATACGAATCCAGGGCGCACCAGATAGAGGACACTGTCGAAGCCCATCTGGAGCTTTCGGAATGGTGTCGCGAGAATTTCCTGACGACACCTCGTCTGCAGGAGCTGGAAAAAGTGATCGAGCTTGATCCCGATCATGAGCAAGCACGGGCAGCTTTGGGATATACCTTACGTGATGGCGAATGGATGACCCGCGACCAGATCATGCGGAAAAATGGCTATGTGAAGTATAAGGGCCGCTATGTCTCATCTGCAGAACTGGAACTGTTGGAAAAAAATCAGGCGGACCTGGAAGCTGAACGTGCCTGGAGCAAAAAAATCAATCTGTGGGTTACCTGGCTCACCAGCCAGAATCCGCAATATCAGTCCGAGGGACTGCAGAACATTCAGAATATCAATGATCCCAACGCGGTCGCCGGTCTGGCAAGGAACCTGGGGAAACATGAGAATCTGAGCCTGCGGTCTCTACTGGTGACCACGTTGCAGCAGATTCCCGGTCACCTCCCTTTACGTCCGCTGGCGGAACTGGCACTGACAGATCCGCATCAGGCGATTCGCGATGCGGCACTGCAGGCGCTTTCCGCACGCGATGCGTCTCAGGCAATCGTCTTTTTCATTGAAGCGTTGAAGCACAAGTCGAATCTGATCGTCCAGCGGGCCGGAGCGGGCCTGGCGGCGATTGGAGATCGGGAGGTCGTCCCTGAACTGATCGATGCCCTGACGACCAGCCATACTTACCGGGTTCGCGTTCCGGATGCCACTTCGACGTACAGTTTCAACAGTAATGGATCGTTCGGCGGTTCAGGTGTTGTGCTACCACCTGAGATAGAAGCCGGACTGCTGGCGGGGCGTTATCCCAACGGGGTGATCGTCCTCCCCTCACAGCAACCCAAGGTCCGCATGCGGACTGTCTCAGTCAAACATGTCCACCAGAACAGCGCGGTGCTGGATGCCCTGCAGAAATTGACCGAACAGAATTTCGGATATAACCAGCGATTGTGGCGACTCTGGTGGTCATCGGTTGAAAACCAGACGGGCATTATCCCCGCGATTCCGTGA
- a CDS encoding biotin/lipoyl-binding protein, translating into MSTLSESMTSSTERPIPLSVRDDLISKWIHYKGLGYWVIKDPVSLKYTRLHPEQYYILNLLNGERSPEEIRDEVHRQYPTLLLSISEIQQLISDLYRKGLLTSGRPGQGVTLIKQYREETKKKFFSTVKNMLYLRLPGWDPETTLQKMYPYVKWMWKPWATTMFALLILSSWVLIGVQFEAFRSRLPEFQQFFGWPNLIYMWFVLGAAKVVHEFGHGLSCKHYNGECHGMGIMFLVFSPCLYCDVSDSWMLRNKWQRIIIGGAGMYIEVIMSAIAVWIWWFTKPGLLNHLALNLFFISTVTTVIFNANPLMRFDGYYMMSDLLEIPNLRQKADKHLRDTFAWYCLGIESQRDPFMPETGKFWFILYAVSAAVYRWFIMFGITLFLYTVLKPYDLQSIGITLAVISVVSFIGGIIYNIYKIIAAPRTEPMNYFKVSATVTVAVALILGILLIPVPMHFEAPFVVEGYDVKDVYTTEPGRLEQVYVEPGQQVKQGQLLARIVNIEKEDKLYRLKEIERKVQEDEIYKYRALGDQAGVKVAKEKLATIDEQIAEIEEQLKHMEVIAPISGKVIAPARKPEPKLSDSRKRLSGWFGTPLDPRNAECYLDKGTHMLSIAPEERFQAVLYIDQEYRNDFQIDQQVELKMEHLPEKIYTSKIERVAHGHRDYVPPTLSNKMGGELPTVTDKDGNEKLTSTAYQAIVPLEEDVFLFRTNMRGKARFLVSQLTTGQWLWRYFRKTFHFRL; encoded by the coding sequence ATGAGTACTCTTAGCGAATCCATGACATCCTCAACGGAACGACCGATTCCGCTGAGCGTGCGCGATGATTTAATCAGCAAATGGATTCATTACAAAGGACTGGGCTACTGGGTCATCAAAGACCCGGTCTCCCTGAAATACACGCGGCTGCATCCCGAGCAGTACTACATTCTGAATCTGCTCAATGGAGAACGCAGTCCGGAAGAGATTCGTGACGAAGTCCATCGTCAGTATCCCACTCTGCTACTTTCCATCTCTGAAATCCAGCAATTGATTTCGGACCTGTATCGTAAAGGGCTGCTGACCAGCGGACGTCCCGGACAGGGAGTGACACTGATCAAGCAGTATCGCGAAGAGACGAAGAAGAAATTCTTCTCCACCGTGAAAAACATGCTTTATCTCAGGCTGCCCGGCTGGGACCCGGAAACGACCCTCCAGAAGATGTATCCCTATGTGAAATGGATGTGGAAACCCTGGGCGACCACCATGTTCGCTCTGCTGATCCTGTCTTCTTGGGTTCTGATCGGCGTGCAGTTCGAAGCGTTTCGCAGTCGGCTCCCGGAATTCCAGCAGTTTTTTGGCTGGCCCAACCTGATTTACATGTGGTTCGTGCTTGGAGCGGCGAAAGTCGTCCACGAATTCGGGCACGGTCTCTCCTGCAAGCATTACAATGGGGAGTGCCACGGGATGGGGATCATGTTTCTCGTTTTCAGCCCCTGCCTGTATTGTGATGTTTCCGATTCCTGGATGCTGAGAAATAAATGGCAGCGAATCATCATCGGCGGGGCCGGGATGTATATCGAAGTCATCATGTCCGCCATCGCGGTCTGGATCTGGTGGTTTACCAAACCGGGCCTCCTGAACCACCTGGCTTTGAACCTGTTCTTTATCTCCACCGTGACGACCGTGATTTTCAACGCGAACCCGTTGATGCGGTTTGACGGTTATTACATGATGAGTGATCTGCTGGAGATTCCCAACCTGAGGCAGAAAGCCGATAAGCATCTTCGCGATACTTTTGCCTGGTACTGCCTGGGAATTGAATCGCAGCGGGATCCCTTTATGCCGGAAACCGGTAAATTCTGGTTCATCCTGTATGCGGTTTCCGCGGCGGTCTACCGCTGGTTCATCATGTTCGGGATCACTTTGTTCCTGTATACCGTCCTGAAACCCTACGACCTGCAGAGTATCGGTATCACTCTGGCGGTGATCTCTGTTGTCTCATTCATTGGTGGGATTATCTATAACATTTACAAAATCATTGCAGCTCCGAGGACCGAACCCATGAATTACTTCAAAGTCTCAGCGACTGTGACTGTGGCTGTCGCTTTGATCCTGGGAATTCTCCTGATCCCAGTTCCCATGCATTTTGAGGCACCTTTCGTTGTCGAAGGTTACGACGTGAAAGATGTCTACACCACCGAGCCGGGCAGACTGGAGCAGGTCTATGTCGAACCAGGACAGCAGGTCAAACAGGGACAACTGCTCGCGCGGATCGTTAACATCGAGAAAGAAGACAAGCTCTACCGACTGAAAGAGATCGAACGTAAAGTTCAGGAAGACGAGATCTACAAATATCGCGCCCTCGGAGATCAGGCAGGTGTCAAGGTCGCCAAGGAAAAACTGGCGACCATTGATGAGCAGATTGCGGAGATCGAGGAACAGCTCAAGCATATGGAAGTCATCGCACCTATCAGTGGGAAAGTGATCGCCCCGGCACGCAAACCGGAGCCCAAATTATCTGATTCCCGCAAACGACTTTCCGGCTGGTTCGGAACTCCCCTTGATCCCCGCAATGCCGAGTGCTATCTCGATAAAGGGACGCATATGCTGAGCATTGCTCCGGAAGAACGTTTCCAGGCCGTGCTCTATATCGACCAGGAATACCGCAACGATTTCCAGATCGACCAGCAGGTGGAACTCAAAATGGAACACCTGCCGGAGAAAATCTACACATCGAAAATCGAACGGGTTGCTCACGGGCACCGGGATTATGTCCCTCCCACGCTCTCGAATAAAATGGGAGGCGAACTGCCTACGGTAACGGACAAAGACGGCAACGAAAAACTGACCAGTACTGCGTACCAGGCGATCGTACCGCTGGAAGAGGATGTCTTTCTGTTCCGGACCAACATGCGGGGTAAAGCGCGATTCCTGGTAAGTCAGCTGACGACCGGCCAATGGCTCTGGCGCTACTTCCGAAAAACATTCCACTTCCGTCTCTGA